One window of the candidate division KSB1 bacterium genome contains the following:
- a CDS encoding rhodanese-like domain-containing protein — MNWHTLLDRRFGAALLIILGGLLALSPAGLRTATAVSPQQLAEAIINEQDHLTAEELAAWLIDKKPDLLVVDIRPAEDYAQYHIPGAVHIPFLRLFEAEALQQMSGDKTVVLYSNGGTHAAQAWVLLKQLGITTYVLLGGLNYWTEAILNPAPPGEAVADAEILKYEFRKGAAGYFGGGGMAPAPRDSTAGARPKVSLPPAQKKKARAGC, encoded by the coding sequence GGTCTGCTGGCGCTCTCACCTGCGGGTTTGCGCACCGCCACTGCGGTCTCGCCGCAGCAGTTGGCTGAGGCAATCATCAATGAACAGGATCATCTCACCGCGGAAGAGCTCGCCGCCTGGCTGATCGACAAAAAACCGGATTTGCTGGTGGTGGACATACGCCCGGCGGAGGACTACGCGCAGTATCACATCCCCGGCGCGGTGCATATTCCCTTCCTCCGACTGTTCGAAGCCGAGGCACTGCAGCAGATGTCAGGTGACAAAACGGTGGTGCTTTATTCCAACGGCGGGACGCATGCCGCGCAGGCGTGGGTCTTGCTCAAACAGCTGGGAATCACCACCTACGTCCTGCTGGGAGGATTGAATTATTGGACGGAAGCCATCTTGAACCCCGCACCGCCGGGCGAGGCCGTGGCTGATGCCGAGATTCTCAAATACGAATTTCGCAAGGGCGCTGCCGGCTATTTCGGCGGCGGCGGCATGGCACCGGCCCCGCGTGATTCCACCGCCGGCGCGCGGCCCAAAGTCTCGCTGCCTCCCGCCCAGAAGAAAAAAGCCCGGGCGGGTTGTTGA